In Lacibacter sp. H375, one DNA window encodes the following:
- a CDS encoding gluconate 2-dehydrogenase subunit 3 family protein has protein sequence MNRRDLLKQIALLTGGAVIGGELFLAGCKTGPKVAADFSAANISLLDEVAETIIPATSTPGAKAAKVGEFMKVMVTDCYTQRQQDAFMSGIGELEDACKKMHSKSFMECTPEQRKALLVSLEKEAKEFNTKRDEADKPLREEHHQRNETKAWKDQTEFEGAPSHYYTMMKQLTLTGFFTSKTGMTETLRHVPIPGKFDGEFPYAKGDKAWAE, from the coding sequence ATGAATCGTCGTGATCTCCTAAAACAAATAGCATTACTTACCGGTGGTGCAGTTATTGGTGGCGAATTGTTTTTAGCTGGTTGTAAAACCGGGCCTAAAGTAGCAGCAGATTTTTCTGCCGCCAATATTTCTTTACTTGATGAAGTAGCTGAAACTATTATTCCTGCAACTTCAACGCCAGGCGCAAAAGCTGCTAAAGTTGGTGAGTTTATGAAAGTGATGGTAACAGATTGTTACACCCAGCGCCAGCAGGATGCATTCATGAGTGGTATTGGCGAACTTGAAGATGCCTGCAAAAAAATGCACAGCAAATCGTTTATGGAATGTACACCTGAACAACGCAAAGCATTATTAGTAAGTCTTGAAAAAGAAGCCAAAGAGTTCAATACCAAACGTGATGAAGCAGATAAACCATTGCGGGAAGAACATCATCAGAGAAATGAAACCAAGGCATGGAAAGATCAAACAGAGTTTGAAGGCGCACCAAGCCATTATTATACTATGATGAAGCAGTTAACGTTGACGGGCTTTTTTACATCTAAGACCGGTATGACAGAAACACTGCGTCATGTACCTATTCCAGGCAAGTTTGATGGTGAGTTCCCTTATGCAAAGGGTGATAAAGCATGGGCAGAATAA
- a CDS encoding TIM barrel protein translates to MAYNRRSFLKTSAAATAGISLAGLPLISCANKSLADTKKYGLQLYTVRNDVAKNLASTLDYVAKAGYSQIELYGFDGKSFFGKSPKELKAMFDGLKLTSPSGHYNFGPVLTEGNLDFWKKVLEAANIMGNEYATIPWLDANQRGADTLPKLVELVNKAADLTKAAGLKLAYHNHDFEFKKLDNGKSFLQTLLEGTDPSMVDFELDIYWSSFMNEDAVEWFNKYPGRFTMWHVKDLTVNKEGKKESTQVGDGTINFSKIFEHKKHAGLKYAFVEQEAYTMPEEECIKKSIAYMKKKDWGNS, encoded by the coding sequence ATGGCTTACAATCGCAGATCATTCTTAAAAACTTCAGCAGCTGCCACTGCAGGTATTTCATTGGCAGGCTTGCCGTTAATTTCATGCGCAAATAAATCATTGGCTGATACAAAAAAGTATGGTCTTCAGTTATACACTGTGCGTAATGATGTTGCAAAAAATCTTGCAAGCACCTTAGATTATGTTGCCAAAGCAGGTTACTCGCAAATTGAATTATATGGTTTTGATGGTAAATCGTTCTTTGGTAAATCACCAAAAGAATTGAAGGCCATGTTTGATGGATTGAAATTAACATCACCCAGTGGTCACTATAATTTTGGCCCGGTGTTAACCGAAGGCAATCTTGATTTCTGGAAGAAAGTGCTCGAAGCTGCCAACATCATGGGTAATGAATATGCAACAATCCCGTGGTTAGATGCAAATCAACGTGGTGCTGATACACTTCCGAAACTTGTTGAGCTGGTGAACAAAGCTGCAGACCTTACCAAAGCTGCGGGCTTGAAACTGGCTTACCATAATCACGACTTTGAATTTAAGAAACTGGATAATGGTAAATCATTCCTTCAAACATTGTTAGAAGGCACAGATCCTTCCATGGTTGATTTTGAATTGGATATTTACTGGTCATCTTTTATGAATGAAGATGCGGTGGAATGGTTCAATAAATATCCAGGTCGTTTTACCATGTGGCATGTAAAAGATCTTACTGTAAATAAAGAAGGTAAAAAAGAGAGTACACAAGTGGGTGATGGTACCATCAACTTCAGTAAAATTTTTGAGCACAAGAAACATGCAGGTCTAAAATATGCATTTGTAGAACAAGAGGCATACACAATGCCAGAGGAAGAGTGCATTAAGAAAAGCATTGCTTATATGAAAAAGAAAGACTGGGGTAACAGTTGA
- a CDS encoding YybH family protein, translating to MKKLFFLFLLVSAIHANAQTKDKQHILSILDAQTNYWNAGDLENFMKGYWKSDSLMFIGKSGVTYGYNNTLENYSKGYPNRDAMGILKFTILKVEKISADAYFVVGKWHLTREKVGDVEGHYSLLFRKIKGEWVIVADHSS from the coding sequence ATGAAAAAACTATTCTTCCTTTTCTTGCTGGTTTCAGCAATCCATGCAAACGCACAAACAAAAGATAAACAACACATCCTTTCCATACTTGACGCACAAACCAACTACTGGAATGCAGGTGATCTTGAAAACTTCATGAAAGGTTACTGGAAAAGTGATTCACTCATGTTCATCGGCAAGAGCGGTGTTACGTACGGCTACAACAATACTTTAGAGAATTACAGCAAAGGATATCCCAACAGAGATGCAATGGGCATTCTCAAATTCACTATCCTGAAAGTTGAAAAGATATCGGCTGATGCATACTTTGTTGTGGGCAAATGGCATTTAACAAGAGAGAAAGTAGGTGATGTTGAAGGACATTACAGCTTACTGTTTAGAAAGATAAAAGGAGAATGGGTGATTGTGGCTGATCACAGCAGTTGA